A segment of the Cotesia glomerata isolate CgM1 linkage group LG2, MPM_Cglom_v2.3, whole genome shotgun sequence genome:
aataaatttttttgtttgttgatactaatttaaaaataataaaacttgtGATGCTGGGATTTTATCGGGAACTTTGAGGTTAAGATAATCACACTGACAGCTGGTGACATCTAAATTAGTCGTACGCgcatttattttgaataaaataatcatctGATGtcataaaacaaatatttacaaaaactgattattattttgagtgaaattagtaaataaattattaaaaaaaaaattatggacaCTCTTAAATATGAAGAAGACTTTAAATTACTGAATCAGAactttcatttaataaaaaaattagaaaaatcacAGCAAAATAGCGAAAATGAATCAGATGACAGTAAATCTGATCAGATAAACAAATTGATTGaagaatcaatttataaaattgaagagATAAAAGTTTCAGAAGATCAGAATCTCCAGTTGCTAGGAATGAAGATGACACTATTGTACGAACGCTCGAAATTGCTGACAAACCTGAACCAGCATCAAGATGCAGAAGAACTTTTGGCGCAGTGTTTGAAAGATATAAATGACTTTATAACctcaaaagaattaatttacttgTCACTGAGAATCATAAATCATTACGCTTGCCTTCTTTCCAAGCGAGAAGACTATACTGAGGCGAGAAAAATTCTCGAGTTTGGTGAAAAAGTTTACGAAACAGCTGACATAAAAAATGGATTCTGGAGCAGCGATGATTTGTTTGCCGGTACTCTTCTCGCGACGACCAATGCGACCAGCAGGCTGGAGCATCTGGTGACCAACAATCTGCAAATGCTGGCATTTGTTTACAGTAAGATGGAACTGCATGATAAGTTCGCGGAATATCATCATCGAATGTTGAATCGTCAGCTGGTGCTGGATGACAAAGAGCCGCTGGTTTGGTCTTTCCAGTCGACCACTTTGGCTGCCTACCTGTCGGCAAATAATCGGTTTgagtatgtatttttttttatctttattttattgtaaagaaattaattattattttattttagagaaGCAAAGAATCATTTAGAAGCTGCTGAATTTGTTCTGAAGAAATATGAGGACGAATTAAAAGCATTGGAGCTGTCAAAAGAAGTTTCAgacaagtaataaaaattttatttttgtacttattagatgatattaaatttagctgtcacttgacaattttttaatttttttaacaaaaaaacatgttataaaaaactattttaaaaaattgcatttttaatttattaaaatttctacgtccatttttttaataattttttttgctataatttatttattaaagaaaatttaaaaaattgtgaagtgacagctaattttaatgtcgtACTTATTAGATGTTTCATTAATGACATTCAaattagctgtcacttgacaattttttaattttatttaataaaaagatttgctacaaaaaattatttttaaaaaattgcattttttatttttttaaatttttagatgtcattttttttttcttatttttttttgccataatttatatgttaataaattttttcaattattaaatatgtgctacattaattttcatattttattaatgtttgataaaaaaaatgagataaataatttgtatgcTCAATTAGATTGAAAAGCATCCAGGAAAAATTGATGATTGTTGCCAAAGGTTGGGTCAAATACAGCCTGAGTTTATTCAATGCATCAATTTCGAAAATGGTTGAGCATTTATCTCAAGATTTGTCACCCACAGGAGCAATGGAACAAATCACTGTTTTGTCCCCGCCATGTGAAGATATAATCAACGAGATACATGAAGAAGAAAATACTGATGAAGATGATAGCAAACTTAGTAGTGAAACTAAGctattatttaaacttaataATGTTGATAGCTGTCCAGTCTCAACGACTTTGGTTGAGAATACATGTGAAGCCAgaatattgtttaattattcacATAATTATCTCACGAAAATACGCATGTTTTATACACTTGAATCCAACCCTATGGAGTACGTCAACGCAATCCTTGATTTGAGTGAACTGTATCGGTGTTTGGCTTTCTATGAAGAAGAAATCGAGAGGTATttatatgaattttatatgaaatttatatgaatttttataaagaaattacttatagatgttttaattttgtatttttttatagtcagTATTCAGTCCAAAAACTGAGAGCAGACGCCATAGAAATGCTGAGTACTATTCTTCGCCAGGTGAGACCAGAGTGTTACATCGCGGTATCGATAGAACTTCTTCAGGAATTAGCGGAGATCCAGCTGGATTTACTGGGATTAAATTTGAGAAGAATTTATGCTGCGAGGGATAATATTGAAGATAGTCAGCGTCGTAAAGTTGAATCGTTGAAACATTTACATTCtaaaattcagaaatttaaaaatgattccaACGATTCTTCTTCCTCTGTTCTGTGATTTTTCAtacacaattaaataatatttataaaatttacaggaatatttaaaagagtaatgaattattgtttatagttattttcttactgaataaaatttttcgataaattttcatgttgttaaattttaatatacattattcattaattaaagtaacaaCGTGCAAAATTTgagactgaatttttttatttttcaggaaaaataaactagatttagaaaatttttttttaaaaaatgcgtTTATAATTTTCGAGATCTAAagaataatactaaagttagccgacgtatttgattctttaattttttaaattagacctaaaattgtttttaaaaaattgcatttgtagtttttcaagtttttaacaaattaattttttttttttattttttcaataaaaaaaattctaaaaatttttagatatcggctaacttaatttttatttctaaagaagaaattttttaaacatatttttcttgctgtaacttatttattaaaaaaattctaaagatcATCAGATGTCTCTAAACTTCCAtatcatgatttttttatttcttttaattgtcatatttatgaaaattagtttaccagatattttataatttaaagaattttttctacaaatagattatgtcaaagaaaatgagaagaaaaaattgatatttagaaaattaaaaaaattaaaaatgcatgacactgaagttaggagacgtgtaaaaatttttgattttttttattaattaaattacaactaaaaaaatatttctaaaaaattgcacttatagtttttaaagttttttacatgtgacaattttgtttttaaattgtttaattgaaattttttcaataaaaaatttctaaaaatt
Coding sequences within it:
- the LOC123259428 gene encoding KIF-binding protein-like, with the protein product MDTLKYEEDFKLLNQNFHLIKKLEKSQQNSENESDDSKSDQINKLIEESIYKIEEIKVSEDQNLQLLGMKMTLLYERSKLLTNLNQHQDAEELLAQCLKDINDFITSKELIYLSLRIINHYACLLSKREDYTEARKILEFGEKVYETADIKNGFWSSDDLFAGTLLATTNATSRLEHLVTNNLQMLAFVYSKMELHDKFAEYHHRMLNRQLVLDDKEPLVWSFQSTTLAAYLSANNRFEEAKNHLEAAEFVLKKYEDELKALELSKEVSDKLKSIQEKLMIVAKGWVKYSLSLFNASISKMVEHLSQDLSPTGAMEQITVLSPPCEDIINEIHEEENTDEDDSKLSSETKLLFKLNNVDSCPVSTTLVENTCEARILFNYSHNYLTKIRMFYTLESNPMEYVNAILDLSELYRCLAFYEEEIESQYSVQKLRADAIEMLSTILRQVRPECYIAVSIELLQELAEIQLDLLGLNLRRIYAARDNIEDSQRRKVESLKHLHSKIQKFKNDSNDSSSSVL